In Capsicum annuum cultivar UCD-10X-F1 chromosome 7, UCD10Xv1.1, whole genome shotgun sequence, one genomic interval encodes:
- the LOC107878483 gene encoding xyloglucan endotransglucosylase/hydrolase protein 15-like precursor (The RefSeq protein has 1 substitution, 1 non-frameshifting indel compared to this genomic sequence) codes for MLLHLSILALLLLCPAAWAENFYQDATVTFGDQRAQIQDGGRVFALSLDKISGSGFQSKNEYLFGRFDMQLKLVPGNSAGTVTTFYLSSQGAGHDEIDFEFLGNSSGQPYTVHTNVYSQGKGNKEQQFRLWFDPTSSFHTYSIVWNSQRIIFLVDNIPIRVYNNDEAIGVPFPKNQAMRVYASLWNADDWATQGGRVKTDWSMAPFTASYRNFNTNACVWSAASSTSSCGGSKTDSVNNAQTWQTQELNANERNRLRWVQQKYMIYNYCADAKRFSQGFSPECKRSRF; via the exons CTTGCACTTCTCTTGTTATGTCCTGTGTGGGCTGAGAATTTCTACCAAGACGCCACGGTCACGTTTGGTGACCAGCGAGCTCAGATACAAGATGGCGGGCGTGTATTCGCCTTGTCCCTTGACAAAATATCGGGTTCAGGATTCCAGTCCAAGAATGAATATTTATTCGGAAGGTTCGACATGCAGCTCAAACTAGTACCCGGAAATTCTGCTGGAACTGTCACCACTTTCTAC TTGTCTTCTCAAGGAGCAGGACACGATGAAATCGACTTCGAGTTTCTTGGAAATTCATCAGGACAACCTTACACGGTTCACACCAACGTTTACTCCCAGGGTAAAGGCAACAAAGAACAACAATTTCGTCTATGGTTCGATCCCACCTCGTCGTTCCACACCTACTCTATTGTCTGGAACTCTCAAAGAATCAT ATTTTTGGTGGATAACATACCAATAAGAGTGTACAACAACGACGAAGCAATTGGTGTTCCGTTCCCAAAGAATCAAGCAATGAGAGTTTACGCGAGTCTATGGAATGCTGATGACTGGGCAACCCAAGGAGGGCGGGTGAAGACGGATTGGTCAATGGCTCCGTTTACAGCTTCTTACAGGAATTTCAATACAAATGCTTGTGTCTGGTCAGCTGCATCATCTACTTCATCATGTGGAGGCTCTAAGACTGACTCAGTGAACAATGCTCAGACATGGCAAACTCAAGAACTGAACGCTAATGAAAGAAATAGGCTTCGATGGGTTCAGCAGAAATACATGATCTACAATTACTGCGCCGATGCTAAAAGGTTCTCTCAAGGTTTTTCTCCTGAATGCAAGCGTTCAAGGTTCTAA
- the LOC107878482 gene encoding conserved oligomeric Golgi complex subunit 4 (The sequence of the model RefSeq protein was modified relative to this genomic sequence to represent the inferred CDS: added 52 bases not found in genome assembly), whose protein sequence is MALRVESDESTNIDSYSSKFGTPESLEEVRNLTDVGAMTRLLHECIAYQRGLDLELDTILLHRTDLDKQLSSLQKSAQVLDIVKADAEHLCANVSSTSLLADQVSAKVRQLDLAQSRVNDTLLRIDAIVDRSHCLDGVRKALDSEDYESAAVFVQTFLQLDAKYKDSAASDQREQLLASKKQLEGIVRRKLGEAVDKRDHSKVLRFIRLYPPLALEEEGLQVYVAYLKKVIAMRSRIEYEQLVEMMSDHRGNGQNEVNFVSCLTNLFKDIVLAIEENDETLRSLCGEDGIVYAICELQEECDSRGSTIIKKYMEYRKLAKVTSEINSYKSDLLSVGVEGPDPREIEVYLEEILSLTQLGEDYTGYMISKIRGLSSVDPELGPRATKAFRSGNFSKVVQDITGYYVILEGYFMVENVRKAIKIDELVFDSLTTSMVDDVFYVLQSCCRRSISTSNINSVIAVLSSAVSLLGGEYNEALQQKIREPNLGAKLFTGGVAVQKTGTEIATALNNMDVSGEYALKLRHEIEEQCAEVSPRFMY, encoded by the coding sequence ATGGCACTGAGAGTAGAATCCGACGAATCGACAAACATAGATTCATATTCCTCGAAATTCGGGACACCGGAATCATTAGAAGAAGTGCGAAATCTCACTGACGTCGGAGCTATGACTAGGCTTCTCCATGAATGCATTGCTTATCAACGGGGACTAGATCTAGAACTCGATACAATACTTTTGCATCGTACTGACCTCGATAAACAGTTGTCAAGCTTGCAAAAATCTGCACAAGTACTCGATATTGTTAAAGCAGATGCCGAGCATTTGTGTGCCAATGTGAGTTCTACGTCATTGCTTGCTGATCAAGTAAGCGCGAAAGTGCGTCAGCTAGATCTAGCGCAATCGCGTGTTAATGATACGTTGCTGCGTATTGATGCGATTGTTGATCGGTCTCATTGCCTTGACGGTGTGCGGAAGGCGCTTGATTCGGAGGATTATGAATCTGCTGCGGTTTTTGTACAGACATTTCTTCAGCTTGATGCGAAGTATAAGGATTCAGCTGCTTCGGATCAGAGAGAGCAGTTGCTCGCTTCGAAGAAGCAGCTTGAAGGAATTGTGAGGAGGAAATTAGGGGAAGCAGTTGATAAGCGTGATCATTCAAAGGTTTTGAGGTTTATAAGGCTGTATCCGCCATTGGCATTGGAGGAAGAGGGATTGCAAGTTTACGTGGCGTATTTGAAGAAGGTTATTGCTATGAGATCGCGTATTGAGTATGAACAATTGGTGGAAATGATGAGTGATCACCGGGGAAATGGTCAGAATGAGGTTAATTTTGTGTCATGTTTGACGAATCTGTTTAAAGATATTGTTTTGGCTATTGAGGAGaatgatgaaactttaaggagCTTGTGTGGGGAGGATGGTATTGTTTATGCAATATGTGAACTTCAAGAAGAGTGTGATTCTCGCGGTTCGACTATTATAAAGAAGTATATGGAGTATAGGAAACTAGCGAAAGTGACTTCGGAGATTAATTCTTACAAGAGTGATTTGCTATCTGTTGGAGTTGAAGGACCGGACCCTAGAGAGATCGAAGTGTATTTGGAGGAGATATTGTCTTTGACGCAATTGGGTGAGGATTATACGGGGTATATGATATCAAAGATTAGGGGCTTGAGTTCTGTTGATCCTGAGTTAGGTCCTCGTGCCACGAAAGCTTTTAGGAGTGGTAATTTCAGTAAAGTTGTGCAGGATATTACTGGTTATTATGTGATCTTGGAAGGATACTTTATGGTTGAGAATGTGAGGAAAGCGATAAAAATTGATGAACTCGTGTTTGATAGTCTCACAACTTCCATGGTGGACGATGTCTTCTATGTTCTGCAGAGCTGTTGTCGAAGGTCCATATCCACTTCAAATATCAACTCTGTGATTGCAGTTTTAAGCAGTGCTGTAAGTCTATTGGGTGGTGAGTACAACGAGGCTTTGCAGCAGAAGATCAGAGAGCCTAATCTTGGAGCAAAGCTGTTCACCGGTGGTGTTGCTGTTCAAAAGACGGGTACGGAGATTGCCACGGCTTTGAATAATATGGATGTGAGTGGTGAGTATGCATTGAAATTACG
- the LOC107878484 gene encoding xyloglucan endotransglucosylase/hydrolase protein 15, with amino-acid sequence MANSHLLLISILIMGSLVAALAAGNFNDLTEITWGDGRGKILEKGKGLSLSLDNYSGSGFQSKREYLFGRFDMQLKLIPGNSAGTVTTFFLSSQGAGHDEIDFEFLGNVTGEPYTVHTNVYSQGKGNKEQQFHLWFDPTTAFHTYTIIWNSNRIVFLVDNIPIRVYNNHETIGIPFPKSQPMKVYCSLWNADEWATQGGRVKTDWSHAPFTAYYRNINIDGCTVTAGASSCMSTDAVGNSKPWQNHELDAKGRNRVRWVQSKHMVYNYCADSKRFPQGFSQECKRSRF; translated from the exons ATGGCTAATTCCCATTTACTTCTAATTTCCATTTTAATTATGGGCAGTTTAGTGGCTGCCTTAGCTGCTGGTAATTTTAATGACCTTACAGAAATTACTTGGGGTGATGGACGTGGTAAAATATTAGAAAAAGGCAAAGGCCTATCTTTGTCACTTGATAATTATTCCGGGTCGGGTTTTCAATCCAAGCGTGAATATCTTTTTGGAAGATTCGACATGCAACTCAAACTTATCCCTGGAAATTCTGCTGGCACAGTCACCACCTTTTTT CTATCATCACAAGGAGCAGGACATGATGAGATTGATTTTGAGTTCTTGGGTAATGTGACTGGAGAGCCTTACACAGTGCACACCAATGTTTATTCTCAAGGAAAGGGAAACAAAGAACAACAATTTCACCTTTGGTTCGATCCAACTACAGCATTTCACACTTACACCATTATCTGGAACTCTAACCGCATAGT GTTCTTGGTAGATAACATCCCCATTAGAGTATACAACAACCATGAAACTATCGGAATTCCATTCCCCAAATCCCAACCCATGAAAGTCTACTGCAGTCTATGGAACGCAGATGAATGGGCTACACAAGGTGGTCGAGTCAAAACTGATTGGTCACATGCACCATTTACTGCCTATTACAGAAACATCAACATTGATGGGTGCACTGTCACGGCCGGGGCCTCGTCATGCATGTCCACTGATGCTGTAGGAAATTCTAAGCCTTGGCAAAATCATGAACTCGATGCTAAGGGTCGTAACAGGGTCCGATGGGTGCAGAGTAAACATATGGTTTATAATTATTGCGCGGATTCTAAGAGATTTCCTCAAGGATTTTCTCAGGAGTGTAAGCGTTCAAGGTTTTAA